The stretch of DNA CACGGCGACGGCCAGGCAGCCAATCATGAGGCTGGACGGCATCGGCCAAGGCTGACAGGAGACGTACTGCACCGGGCCGACCGACACGCCGctctcctcctgcacctcccGCCGCACCGCCTCCTCGATCGTCTcccctgacagacagacagacagagaggtgtgtgtgtgtgttgtgtgtgtgagagagagacagacagacagaatgagagagagaggggtgtatgtgtgtgtgtatgtgtgtgttaccaggTTCTATGAATCCAGCCAGACAGGAGAACATGCCGACTGGGAAGATCTTCTTCCTTCCCAGTAAACACTGGTTTCCATCAGGATGGATCACCAGCATGATGACCACCGGGTctgcgcgtgcgcacacacacacacacacacacacacacacacatgcagaaggtcatgttatttaaaaaaaaaaatgctaaaatgatGTTAAACAGACTTAACGTTTACATGCAGTTCATGAGTGAGGAGAACTACGGAAGTTTGTTCTTAGGATCTGCTAAACTGGTGCTTGTGAAGTCACCTAAACACAAATAATTACAATTCGATAACAAACTGAGGGCTTTAGTTGCTTATCAGCTAAACAAACCAAATGTTTGTAGATTACTACTTCATAAATGCCAAAATTAACATgctttgctctgtttgtttgtattttaaaattattcCTTTTAACACATTACTGCCACTTGCTTGGCTTCCTTTGTTTGCCACTACAGCGGCGCGGTGGAATCACGTACGCCGATGACattttcttgtatattgacTTCGGTCGTAGCCAATAAGATTCAGCTGATGTGATCATCACACAGTCTACATacatcaaaccttttttttgaaagactatttctttttggcatttctgctttatttgaccgtcacagtagagaaagacaggaaaggcaggggagagacaggggacgacatgcagcaaagggcctgaggtcagattagaacccaggacgctgcgaccAGGACTCATTCTTGATATGCGGTATGCattctaccaggtgagctaccgggACGTCCCAGGCCTGAGACAAGTTTGACCGAGCAGAGAGAAGTGAAACTGAAGTGAGGagcattctgtctctctcaccgaCTCGCGGGTAGCAGGTGTTGTGGACGCCTTGCAGGCTCCGGCAGTCGGCGTTCAGGCAGCTCCTCTTGTGTCCTCCCTCCTCCGGTTTGGTGGCGCTGCCGCACGTCGAGCAGAAGCTGTAGCGGCTGTGCCAGGACAAGACCGCCCGGGCCTGGGCCACGATACCTGCACACAGGCAAAAACAGCTCCATATCATCACATCTGGGAGTCAGACCAAAGGACCAAAGACTTTAGTTAACATGTCCacgagacagacagagagatgagttCAGACCCTTTTCAGACCCTGAGTTTTATTCTTTACAGggtaaaaatatttatttattacagtttttttctgaatgcttaaACACTAATTTTTAAACAGTGATTTTTGAAGCTGTGTCTCTGAAGCCATTAACACATGCAGCCGATGCATTTACTTAGAGTGTCAAACAGAATGCACGTTCTCTGCTTTACATTCGGTTTGCAAGTTTATAGcacactttttgcaaaactgtaaacaccagTCTCTACATCGCTGCACTAGTTTACCAGTTGTCTTTTCACATTAACCCAGAAGAAAAGACTTTTAGATGAGTTGACTCACAAATCAGAGACTGAGCCACTGGTGAacatttggttcagacaacaATGGAGgccaacagagaggaagaggaggaggtgaagaagaagagaagaaagaatcTGAAGAGATTTTCAAGAACTATTTGCTTGTGTAAGAGATGTGTAATGTTCTGCTGGTTTGGTGTCAGGTTTTGTGCTTAGTGTGTTGAGTTTTGAAAAACATAGCCTCTAGGTTCAAATAAAGTGCATAagcaaatcagaaaaaaaactgtagtaaGAACAGCTCTCAGCTCACTTTCAAATCACCAGGTTCAGGTTTTACATCTTCCACTGAGAATGCATTACACAGACCAGAACCAGCCTGCCTTGCAGTTTGCCTGTGGAAATGATTTTAACTTTTTACCTTTAAACACTGTATTCCCGAGAGAAATGCAAATGTTCTAACGGAAATGGGTGGAATTCCCCTTTAAAGGCTTTCCATAGATAGCTGGTGTAGTATTGATCAGTTCTACATTTAAAAAGTGATCAAAACTATGACTGCCTGATATCAAATTTTGGTCTATGGTCCAGTGGAATTCAGTTTGGTTCTGTTATGCTGGAGAAAATCATAACAGATTTAGGTTGCTTTAAAATATAGGAATCTCCACAGGAAAAtggctttattttaaatatcattGAGGGGGTAAGACACAGATTGTGCaatggagaaaaaggaaaatacagagAGGTAAACAGAAAATTTTTTATCTAAGCATGGAAGAAGgaaaatgagacaaagaaagatgcagattggagttttagtATTACATTTCCTGCTTTAACCCGTACTTAACTTACCTTGGTTCCCTGGCACTAAGGTTTAGCTCAACCAATAAAATTCAAATCTGCATGAAAGATAtcccaaataaaaacagacGGCAGGCTGCCTCACCGGCCTCGTCCTCGCTGAGTTTCAACAGATCTCTGTTGAGTCTCTGGGGGAAGAATCTGCTTGTTTCTTTGCAGAGTTTAAGAAGATCAGCCGAATCTTCGTCTGTGTTGATGGCAAACCAAGCAGGAGGCTCCCcagtcctctcctctgtctgagaggaggaggacgaggatggctttttcctcttctccaccCCAAGGAAGATGAGCACAGTCCCCGGTTTCTGCAGTAAATCTTTAACCGTCTCATATTTGAAGCGACACAGCTTGGCTTCAACCTGTTGGAGGTCAGATCGGAAACAGAGTTGAGTTTACTCTCTGGGTATTTTCTCAAGTTAAATCAAATCTGATCAATGTGTCTAAgatattgcattttattgtgggAAATGAACCCATTTACTCATCAGTGGAGAAACAATGCATACACACCAACAGCAGCTTCAAAATCCTTTGCTGTTCTTTTAACCCACCTATTATGTTtagggtcaaattgaccccaaacataaagatgttcaaaaatgtgaacataacaggagggttaattttTATGACCAGAAACTGCTGGCAGCTGCTGTAAATTTGGCTGCAGCTTTTGAGCAACATTGTCACTGTTTGCTGATGACTTTAGTCTTCATCTTGAATGGGATTTAATTTGCCCTAGCCTCGGTCTTAACTTGGTCTCAACCCCTTTTGGACCCGATTTCAAAGTCAGCTGGACTAAACTAATGCAGCATCCAGACCAGCTCTTCATGAGCTTTGCTTCTAATTCACTCCCATTCAAAACCCTGCAATGgatgaaaacattcattcacTGCTGGTGGCGTAGCAGGTTGATGTCTAGCCTGAAAAGCAACTTCAGCTTCAACAAACTGAATGGACATTTGGCCTGAGGCAGCTGCGTTCAGCCAACAGAGGCAGGATGGTGTGACATCTGTGAGAAAATCTAAGATAAACAAAGCAATAATTCTCATTGTGTCCCACCTACCAGTTTAGTTCGACTGAACTTTGACTGATTATAAAAATTCTTTAGAGGACAGAAGCTGCATGGTTAGCAGTTACCCTGCAGACCGGTGCAAATGgtacataacaacaacaacaagtcacTCAGTATCTGTCTTTTTGGCAGCACTGTTGTCACAGGACACGTCcctgtcagtcagtttgtgtgGAAAGTTGGTCAGTGCTGCCTTGATCCATGAAACCCTGAAAAGTTTGTCACATCTTCCCGACCCCATGACCAGCCAGTTCACCAAGTTAGGTGCAAATCCGTTCACAAGTTTTTgagttatcctgctgacagacagacgaTCACAGAACCCCAACCCTAACTCCTTTGTGGCGGTAACAGAAAagaatttttaaatttactgtTACTGTCCACCCACATTCAGCCACGGCCCATTTTTGGCCGCctcaaacagataaaaacacaggtCTGACTGCCCTGTTAGGTTAAAGGTGGATACAGCTTCACTCCCGGTGGTTGGGAGACACTGGCTTAAACACTAGCAAGAAACTCCCAATGATGAAACTTTTCATCATCAATCATCTTTTGAAGAGCCATGAAAATAGTCAGCTTTAAAGAAAATCACACGTCCACGTTCACACACCTCTGAGCTGGCTTGGGGCAGCGAGCTGAGCATGGGGCTGAGGTtggagaagagaaggaagacGGAGTCCGGGCTGCTCTGTTTGGCCTCCAGCCAGGCGGCGTCGCTCCTCTTCTCGCTCGCTCGGTCCAGAGTCTCTCTGCTGAAGTAGTTCTCCTGCGGGATGAGGTCGGGCGTCGGCAGGAGGCGCTGGCAGCCGTCGTCGGTCCGGGCCAACAGGTTG from Myripristis murdjan chromosome 9, fMyrMur1.1, whole genome shotgun sequence encodes:
- the nudt12 gene encoding NAD-capped RNA hydrolase NUDT12, coding for MSSVQEQLLDRFLDAAAGGELSQLSALLSRSLALLNQAGRNGWTALMLAARNGHFHVAEALLSQGCDKFLVNSSSQTAYDIAKFWGHRHIANLLARTDDGCQRLLPTPDLIPQENYFSRETLDRASEKRSDAAWLEAKQSSPDSVFLLFSNLSPMLSSLPQASSEVEAKLCRFKYETVKDLLQKPGTVLIFLGVEKRKKPSSSSSSQTEERTGEPPAWFAINTDEDSADLLKLCKETSRFFPQRLNRDLLKLSEDEAGIVAQARAVLSWHSRYSFCSTCGSATKPEEGGHKRSCLNADCRSLQGVHNTCYPRVDPVVIMLVIHPDGNQCLLGRKKIFPVGMFSCLAGFIEPGETIEEAVRREVQEESGVSVGPVQYVSCQPWPMPSSLMIGCLAVAVSTDIKVDQNEIEEARWFPRQQVIDSVFRRANVTFTLPPRQAIAYQLVRHWIGMTSNL